The segment ACACCTCGTCCAGGCTGGGCAGCTTGGTGTCGATGCCGGCCACCCCGAAGCCGCGGGTGCCCAGCACCCCGATCACGGTGGTCAGCTGGTGCTCGTCGGTCAGGTGCACCGAGAGCAGGGCGGACTCGGCGGAGAAGGTGGCCGGGATGCCGGACTCCTGCAACGCCCGCGCCATCTCCGGCAGTTGGGCCGGGTCGGCGGGCCGCACCTGCAGGCTCTGCCCGCCGACCCGCTTCTTCAGCTCCTCGATGCCGCCGTTGGCGATCACCCGGCCCTTGTCGATCACGGTCAGGGCGTGCGCGAGCTGCTCGGCCTCCTCCATGTACTGGGTGGTCAGCAGCACGGTCGAGCCCTCGCCGACCATCCGCTGCACCTCGTCCCACACCTCGTTGCGGGTGCGCGGGTCCAGGCCGGTGGTGGGCTCGTCCAGGTAGAGCACCTTGGGGCGGCCGATCATCGAGGCGGCGAGGTCGAGCCGGCGGCGCATGCCGCCCGAGTAGCCCTTGGCGGGGCGCCTGGCCGCTTCGGTGAGCGAGAAGCGCTCCAGCAGTTCGGCGGCGCGGGCCTTGGCCTCCTTGCCGGAGAGGTCGAGCAGGCGCCCGATCAGGTAGAGGTTCTCGTAGCCCGACAGCAGTTCGTCCACCGAGGCGTACTGGCCGGTCAGGCCGATGGTGCGGCGCAGCTGCTTGGGCTGGCGCAGGACGTCGTACCCGCCGACGAACGCGGTGCCCGCGTCCGGCTTGATCAGCGTCGACAGCACCCGCACCAGGGTGGTCTTCCCGGCGCCGTTCGGCCCGAGCAGCCCGAGCACCGTCCCCTCGCGCACCGTCAGGTCGACCCCGTCCAGGGCCTTCGTCTCCCCGTAGTGCTTCACGATGCCGTGGACCTCCACGGCGTTCCGCTCGATTCGTGTCATGGCAACCACCGTGCCGGGGGCGGCTGTCACGACGCTGTCAGCCCGCTGTCAGGGGGGATGACAGCGGGCTGCCGGGGGCGGCCGGCGGGAGTCCCCGTCAGCGCTCGGCGGGCTCCTCGGCCAGGACCAGGGCGAGCAGGCCGGGGAAGCGCCGGTCGAACTCCTCGCGGCGCAGCCGGTTCAGGCGCCGGGCGCCCTCGTCGCGCTGCTCCAGCAGGCCGACGGCGCGCAGCGCCGTGAAGTGGTGGGTCCGGGTGGCCCTGGACACGGGCAGGTCGATGGAGCCGCAGGCGTGCGTCCAGTCGGGGGCCGCGGCCAGGGCGCGGACGATGAGGCGGCGCACCGGGTCGGCGAGCGCGTCCAGGGCCGCCTGCAGGGGGACCAGGTCCGGGTCGGCGGGTGCCGGTTCCGTGCCGCGTGCGGGCATCGCGCTCCTCCTTGCCGGGTGTTCGACGGCCATCGTACAGTTCGGGTGTTCGATCCGCGTCGAACATCCAGTCGCCGTACCACCACACCCCTTCAGGAGCAGCCGTGCCCTTGGTGCGCATCGACCTCGCCGATTCCCGTCCCGCCGACCTCCGCCGGGCCATCGCCGACGGCGTCCACGACGCCCTGGTCGCCGTCGTCGGCATCCCGGCGGGCGACCGCTTCCAACTGCTCACCGCCCACCCCGCCGGCGAGCTGGTCTTCGACGCCGATTACCTCGGCGTCCGGCGGCTGGACGTGGTGTACGTGCAGATCACCCTGGTGGCGGGCCGTCCCCGGCCGCTCAAGGTGGAGCTGTTCCGGCGGATCGCGGCGAACCTCGCGGCCGTCGGCGTCCGGCCCGAGGACGTCCACGTCACCCTGACCGAGAACACCGTCGAGGACTGGTCGGTCGGCAACGGCGAGGCCCAGTTGCTCGCCCTCGGCCCCGTCGCGGGCACCGCGGGCTGAGACCGGCCGGCGCGCGGGGCGCCGCTCCGGCCGGCCGCCCCGCGGCTCGAACACCGACAGCACCGCGTCGGCCGGGTGGAGCAGCAGGGCCACGCTGGGGACGATCACCGGGTTGTGGCGCAGGAGCCCCGGCTCCACGGCCGGGGCAGAACCCGTCGGCTGCCGCTCGGCCGCCCGCGCCGCCTCGTGCAGCCGGGCGGTGGGCGCGAAGATCGGGGCCGCCGTCGCCGCCGGCGTCAGCCGGAACGTGACGGCGACCCGGCGGAACCGGAACAGCCCCCACCGGGTGCCGAGCGCCGGCACCACCCCGCTCACCGGGCCGGTCGGGCTCAGCGGGACGACCGGCGCGTCGCCCGGCATCGCCGTCGCCCGGTGGGCGGTCCGCACCGTGTCGGCGTCGTCCGCCGGCAGCGCCCGCACCGCGAGGGCGAGCAGACACGGCATCAGGGCCGGTCGGCCGACCGAGGCGACCACGTGCACCACCGGCGTGCCGTGCCGGGCCCGCGGGGACAGCCGCCGGCCCGTTCCGGCCGGCCGCCCGGCGCCGCGGTCGCCGGCCTTCCGGGCCGTCGCCGGTTCGGCGGACGGGGGGCATGCGCACCTCGCTCGGCCCGCGGGTCACGGACGGACCCCGGCCTCCCCCGCCCGGGCGTCCTCCGGCGGGAGCAACTCCCCCTGCTCCCGGCCGAGTACGCCCGTCCGCCCGGCCCCGGGGGAGGGGCGGGCGGACGGGCGTGCGCGGGCCGGACCGGGCCTAGCTGAAGCTGTGCTCCGGGCCGGGGAAGGTGCCCTCGCGGACGTCGGCGGCGAACTCGGTCGCGGCCTGGGCGAGCGTCGCGCGGAGGTTCGTGTACTGCTTGACGAACTTGGGGACGCGGCCGGCCGTCATGCCGGCGAAGTCGGTCCAGACCAGGACCTGCGCGTCGGTGCCGGGGCCGCCGCCGATGCCGACGGTGGGGATCGCGGAGTGCTCGGTGACCTGCGCGGCCAGCTCGGCCGGGACGGCCTCCAGGACGACGGCGAAGGCGCCGGCCTGCTGGACGGCCTTGGCGTCGCGCAGCAGCCGGTGGGCGGCCTCGTCGCCGCGGCCCTGGACGGGGTAGCCGCCGAAGGCGTGCACGGACTGCGGGGTGAGGCCGATGTGGGCCATCACCGGGATGCCGGCGTCGACGAGCAGTTCGATGGTGCGGGCGCTGCGCTCGCCGCCCTCCAGCTTGACGGCCTGGACGCCGGCCTCCTTCATCAGGCGGGCGGCGTTGTGCAGGGCCTGGGCGGGGGACTCCTGGTAGGAGCCGAACGGCAGGTCGGCGACGACGAGGGCGCGCTTGGTGCCGCGGACCACGGCGGCGGAGAGCATCACCATCTGGTCCATGGTCACCGGCACGGTGGTCTCGTAGCCGAGGTGGCAGTTGCCCGCGGAGTCGCCGACCAGCAGGACCGGGATGCCGGCCTCGTCGAAGACTCCGGCGGTGAGGGCGTCGTAGGCGGTGAGCATCGCCCAGCGTTCGCCGTTGCGCTTGGCCTTGGCGAGGTCCCGGACGGTCACCCGGCGGCTGGTGACGCCGCCGTAGAGGGTGGTGCCGGCGGGGGCGTCCTGCGTCTGGGCAGGCTGAAGCGGAGAGGCGTTCATCGAACAGACTCCAAGTGTGTGTCGTCTCGTGGCGCCGTGCGGCGTCCCCGGATCTGGCTCCATGCTTGCACGCCGCGGGCCGTGCGCAAAGAGTCGGGAGCCCGGTCGTGTCCGGTCGCGCCCGGCGGCGGACGGGCCGGCGGGGTCCGCGGGGCGGGGCGGCGGGCGGTGCGGGCGCTTGGGGAAGTCTTTACCTTTCCTTGGCCTCGGAGTACCGATACGAGACCGTCTCGTATTGGAAAGGGGTCTAGGCTGTCCGTATGACCTCGCCGACCGCCGCTGCCCCGGTATCCCGGGTGCCGGAAGCCGTACACCGCCGACGCTGGTGGATCCTGGGCACCCTGGTGCTCGCCCTGCTCGTCGTCGTCCTCGACAACTCGATCCTCAACGTGGCGATGAAGACCATCGCCACCCCCGCCCCGGTCGGCCTCGGCGCGAGCCAGAGCGACCTGGAATGGGCGATCAACTCCTACACGCTGGTCTTCGCCGGCCTGCTGTTCACCGCGGGCCTGCTCGGCGACCGGTTCGGCCGCAAGTGGACGCTGCTGGCCGGCATGCTGGTCTTCGGCCTCGGCTCGCTGCTGTCCGCGCTGGCCGCCAGCCCGGGCGAACTGATCGGCTACCGCGCGGTGATGGGCCTCGGCGGCGCCTTCGTGATGCCCGCCACGCTGGCCATCATCATGAACGTCTTCGAGCGGCACGAGCAGCCCAAGGCGATCGGCATCTGGGCCGGCGCGGTCGGCCTGGCCATCGCCATCGGCCCGATCACCGGCGGCCTGCTGATCGAGCACTTCTGGTGGGGCTCGGTCTTCCTGGTCAACGTCCCGATCGTCGTCGTGGCGCTCGGCCTGATGGGCTGGCTCGTCCCCGACTCCAAGGACCCCAACCCCGGCAAGCTCGACCCGGTCGGCGTGCTGCTGTCCATCGTCGGCCTGGTGGCGCTGATCTACGGCATCATCAAGGGCGGCGAACTGGCCGACTTCACCGACCCGTCGGCCTGGGTCCCGACCCTGGTCGGCGTGCTCGCGCTGGTCGCCTTCGTGCTGTTCGAGAAGCACACCCGGCACCCGGCGCTGGACGTCACCTGGTTCCGCAACAAGGTGTTCTCCGCCTCGATCGGCGTGGTCGGCATCGTGTTCTTCGCGCTGATGGGCGTCTCGTTCTTCGGCGTCTTCTACATCCAGAGCGTGCGCGGCTACAGCGCCCTGGAGGCCGGCGAGCTGATGCTGCCGCTGGCCGTCGCCCAGCTGGTCTTCGCGCCGCGGGCCCGGCTGGTGGTCGACCGCTTCGGCATCCGCGCCACCTGCGCGGGCGGCATGCTGCTGGTCACCGCCGGCTTCCTCGGCTACGCCTTCCTCACCGCCACCAGCCCGATCTGGCTGCTGATCGTGCTCGGCTTCGTGATGGGCACCGGCATGGCGCACGTGATGCCGCCGGTGACGGTCGCCATCATGGGCGCGCTGCCGCGCGAGAAGGCCGGCGCCGGCTCCGCGCTGAACAACACCTTCCGCCAGGTCGGCGGCTCGCTCGGCATCGCGGTGCTCGGCGCGCTGCTGTCCACGGTCTACCGCAACGGCATGGACGACCACCTGGCCGCGGTGCCCGAGCAGGTCCGCGACCGGGCCGGCGAGTCCATCGAGTCCACCCTCGGCGTCGCCGAGAAGCTCCACCTGCCCGCCCTGGTCGACCCGGCCAAGGACGCCTTCATCCACGCCATGCACGTGGTCTCCGGCGTCTCGGCCGGCGTCACCGTGCTCGGCGCGGTGCTGGCGCTGCTCCTGCTGCCCGGCAAGGTCGCCGCCCCCGGCGGCCCGGGCGCCCCGGCCCCCGGCCCGCAGGACCGCAGCGGCTCCGGCGCGAGTACAGCCAAGGTCTGATCGCGAGGGTGGAGAATAGGGCCATGACGAGCGCCGAAACTCCGCTCCAGCCGTGCCACGGCCCCGCCGCGGAGCAGGACGCTCCGCGGCGGGGCCGCCCGCGCAGCGAGGCCGCCGAGCAGGCGATCTACCGCGCGGTGGAGCAGCTGATGGAGGACGGCACCGGCCTGTCCGAGCTGTCCATCGAGCGGATCGCCGCCGAGGCCGGCGTCGGCAAGGCCACCATCTACCGGCGCTGGCCCAACAAGGAGGCCCTGCTGGTGGACGTGGTGGCCCGGCTGGAGGAGCCGCTGCCCCCGCTGCTCGGCCCGACCTACCGGGACGACCTGATCAACGCCGTCGACTACATGCGCCGGCGCGGCCTGATCAAGCGCTCCCGCTGGATCGTCAAGTCCGCGCTGGGGCAGATGAACACCTGGCCGGAGCTCAAGCACACCTACCAGGAACGGGTGGTGCAGCCCCGGCGCGAGATGGTCCGCCAGATCGTCCGGCGCGGCGTCGACGCCGGGGAGCTGCGCGCCGACCTGGACGTCGAGCTGCTCTGCGAGCTGCTGATCGGCCCGATCCTGGTGCGCACCGTGCTGTGGGACGACTCCCCGCTGGAGGACCCGGACCTGCCCCGCCAGATGGTCGACGCCGCGCTCCAGGGCATCGGCGCCCGCCCGGCCCCGTCCCCCGCGCACTGACCGCCCCGTCACCGCCGCCGTCGGCCCCGTCCGGCGCAGGACCGGAACTTTCCGGGCACTTCGCCGCGTCCATCCCGTCATAGGCTGATCCGGGAATCGGATCGGATCGGGGCAGGTCGGGGCCGCCGGCGGCGGTACGGCCGGCCGGGTGCGGCGGTGAGGAGCGGGCGATGGTGCGGGCGGACGGCCCGGCGGTGGCGACGGCGTCGGACGAGCGGGCCGCGGCCCGGCGGGAGGGGCTGCGCCGCTGGTTCGGCCTGCGCCGCGGGTGGCCGCTCACCGTGCTCGGCCTGCTGGTCACCCTCCTGCTGGTGTGCCACGCCCAGGTGCCCAACGCGGTCGGCAACCTGGGCAGCCTGCTGGAGACCTTCCTGCCCTGGCTGGGGCTGGCCGTCCCGGTGCTGCTCGGGCTCGCGCTGTGGCGGCGGGCCGGGGTGGCGGTGGTCGCCGCGCTGCTGCCCGGCGCGGTCTGGCTGAACCTGTTCGGCGCGCTGCTGGTCGACAAGAGCAGCGGCCCCGGCGACTTCACCGTGCTCACCCACAACGTGGCCGCCGCCAACGACGACCCGCAGGGCACCATCCGGATGCTCGCCGGCTCCGGCGCCGAGATCGTCGCGCTGGAGGAGCTGTCCGCGTCCGCCGCCCCGGTGTACGCCGACGGGCTGGCCGCCGCCTTCCCGTACCACGTGGTGGAGGGCACCGTCGGGCTGTGGTCCAGCTACCCGATCGACGGCGTCTCCGTGGTCGACATCAAGATGGGCTGGACCAGGGCCTTCCGCGCCCGGGTCACCACCCCCGAGGGCCCGCTGGCGGTGTACGTCGCCCACCTGCCCTCGGTCCGGGTCAAGTTCGACAGCGGCTTCACGGCCGGGCGGCGCGACGTCAGCGCGCAGGCCCTCGGCGACGCGATCGAGCACGAGCCGCTGCGCAAGGTGCTGCTGCTCGGCGACCTCAACGGCACCATGAACGACCGCAGCCTGGCCCCGATCACCTCGCAGCTGCGCTCCGCCCAGGGCGCGGCCGGCGACGGCTTCGGCTTCTCCTGGCCGGCCTCCTTCCCGACCGCCCGGATCGACCAGATCCTCAGCAAGGGCGGCCTGGTCCCCACCGACTCCCGCACCCTCCCGGCGGACGCCAGCGACCACCTCGCGGTGGCCGCCGACTACCGCTACTAGCGCCACTAGCGCTACTGGCGCTACCGGGACCGGACGCCGATCACCACGGTGGCGTCCCGCTCCTCGTCCTGCTCCGTGTGCGCTTCGAGGCCCTGTTCGGCCAGCAGGGCGGCGGTCGCCGGGGCCTGGCGTCCGCTGGTCTCGATCAGCAGGCGGCCGCCGGGGGCCAGCCAGCGGGGGGCGGCGGCCGCGACCCGGCGCTGGACGGCCAGGCCGTCGGCGCCGCCGTCCAGGGCCGTCGCGGGCTCGTGGTCGCGGGCCTCGGGCGGCAGCAGCGGGATCTCCCGGGTCGGCACGTACGGGGCGTTGGCCAGCAGCAGGTCGACCCGGCCGCGCAGGGCGGGCGGCAGCGGGGCGTCCAGGTCGCCGAGGTGGACCAGGCCGCCGTACGGGGCCAGGTTGCGGCGGGCGCAGGCCACC is part of the Kitasatospora cineracea genome and harbors:
- a CDS encoding putative protein N(5)-glutamine methyltransferase, producing the protein MSLPPALLTDRLRAAGCVFAEDEARLLLAAATDPAQLDRMLELRCAGHPLEQVVGFAEFAGLRIALAPGVFVPRRRSEFLVERAAALGRPGAVLLDLCCGSGAIGAALAARLGPGVVLHAADVDPAAVACARRNLAPYGGLVHLGDLDAPLPPALRGRVDLLLANAPYVPTREIPLLPPEARDHEPATALDGGADGLAVQRRVAAAAPRWLAPGGRLLIETSGRQAPATAALLAEQGLEAHTEQDEERDATVVIGVRSR
- a CDS encoding ArsR/SmtB family transcription factor, with protein sequence MPARGTEPAPADPDLVPLQAALDALADPVRRLIVRALAAAPDWTHACGSIDLPVSRATRTHHFTALRAVGLLEQRDEGARRLNRLRREEFDRRFPGLLALVLAEEPAER
- a CDS encoding endonuclease/exonuclease/phosphatase family protein — protein: MVRADGPAVATASDERAAARREGLRRWFGLRRGWPLTVLGLLVTLLLVCHAQVPNAVGNLGSLLETFLPWLGLAVPVLLGLALWRRAGVAVVAALLPGAVWLNLFGALLVDKSSGPGDFTVLTHNVAAANDDPQGTIRMLAGSGAEIVALEELSASAAPVYADGLAAAFPYHVVEGTVGLWSSYPIDGVSVVDIKMGWTRAFRARVTTPEGPLAVYVAHLPSVRVKFDSGFTAGRRDVSAQALGDAIEHEPLRKVLLLGDLNGTMNDRSLAPITSQLRSAQGAAGDGFGFSWPASFPTARIDQILSKGGLVPTDSRTLPADASDHLAVAADYRY
- a CDS encoding TetR/AcrR family transcriptional regulator; the encoded protein is MTSAETPLQPCHGPAAEQDAPRRGRPRSEAAEQAIYRAVEQLMEDGTGLSELSIERIAAEAGVGKATIYRRWPNKEALLVDVVARLEEPLPPLLGPTYRDDLINAVDYMRRRGLIKRSRWIVKSALGQMNTWPELKHTYQERVVQPRREMVRQIVRRGVDAGELRADLDVELLCELLIGPILVRTVLWDDSPLEDPDLPRQMVDAALQGIGARPAPSPAH
- a CDS encoding MFS transporter — its product is MTSPTAAAPVSRVPEAVHRRRWWILGTLVLALLVVVLDNSILNVAMKTIATPAPVGLGASQSDLEWAINSYTLVFAGLLFTAGLLGDRFGRKWTLLAGMLVFGLGSLLSALAASPGELIGYRAVMGLGGAFVMPATLAIIMNVFERHEQPKAIGIWAGAVGLAIAIGPITGGLLIEHFWWGSVFLVNVPIVVVALGLMGWLVPDSKDPNPGKLDPVGVLLSIVGLVALIYGIIKGGELADFTDPSAWVPTLVGVLALVAFVLFEKHTRHPALDVTWFRNKVFSASIGVVGIVFFALMGVSFFGVFYIQSVRGYSALEAGELMLPLAVAQLVFAPRARLVVDRFGIRATCAGGMLLVTAGFLGYAFLTATSPIWLLIVLGFVMGTGMAHVMPPVTVAIMGALPREKAGAGSALNNTFRQVGGSLGIAVLGALLSTVYRNGMDDHLAAVPEQVRDRAGESIESTLGVAEKLHLPALVDPAKDAFIHAMHVVSGVSAGVTVLGAVLALLLLPGKVAAPGGPGAPAPGPQDRSGSGASTAKV
- the panB gene encoding 3-methyl-2-oxobutanoate hydroxymethyltransferase, with protein sequence MNASPLQPAQTQDAPAGTTLYGGVTSRRVTVRDLAKAKRNGERWAMLTAYDALTAGVFDEAGIPVLLVGDSAGNCHLGYETTVPVTMDQMVMLSAAVVRGTKRALVVADLPFGSYQESPAQALHNAARLMKEAGVQAVKLEGGERSARTIELLVDAGIPVMAHIGLTPQSVHAFGGYPVQGRGDEAAHRLLRDAKAVQQAGAFAVVLEAVPAELAAQVTEHSAIPTVGIGGGPGTDAQVLVWTDFAGMTAGRVPKFVKQYTNLRATLAQAATEFAADVREGTFPGPEHSFS
- a CDS encoding tautomerase family protein, which produces MPLVRIDLADSRPADLRRAIADGVHDALVAVVGIPAGDRFQLLTAHPAGELVFDADYLGVRRLDVVYVQITLVAGRPRPLKVELFRRIAANLAAVGVRPEDVHVTLTENTVEDWSVGNGEAQLLALGPVAGTAG
- a CDS encoding ATP-binding cassette domain-containing protein, whose translation is MTRIERNAVEVHGIVKHYGETKALDGVDLTVREGTVLGLLGPNGAGKTTLVRVLSTLIKPDAGTAFVGGYDVLRQPKQLRRTIGLTGQYASVDELLSGYENLYLIGRLLDLSGKEAKARAAELLERFSLTEAARRPAKGYSGGMRRRLDLAASMIGRPKVLYLDEPTTGLDPRTRNEVWDEVQRMVGEGSTVLLTTQYMEEAEQLAHALTVIDKGRVIANGGIEELKKRVGGQSLQVRPADPAQLPEMARALQESGIPATFSAESALLSVHLTDEHQLTTVIGVLGTRGFGVAGIDTKLPSLDEVFLTITGKSAAPARNRDKEPVA